DNA from Pelodiscus sinensis isolate JC-2024 chromosome 1, ASM4963464v1, whole genome shotgun sequence:
ggaaataggaaggaagatcagtgtagaagGGCTGGAACTAGAGAATGTAGAGAAGTTCACATCTTTGGGGAGCAGCATGACATATGATCTAGaatgtaagaaggaaatagcgactagaatagaGAAAGCAAtagtgagtttgaaggcgatggataagatctggaaaagtaaagcgattagcttgGGAATGAAGCTGAGTGTCTTGAAAACGTGCATAGATTGAAGAAggaaagatttgaagagaaggatattggcattcgagaggagttgttatagaaagatcctgagaataggatggatacAGAAgatcaccaacgaggaattatattggaagatacagccgaacaagaacctactgcagaaggttatacaagggaagttacagctattcgggcatatctgcagaatgaactaTGAGTGAAAAGTCAAGACCTTGGTATTTAatataatggatggtccgaataggagagcaGACCCTACAGAGAATGGGGAGATGAtgtagtagattggtgcggagctagtctacagaaactaaagCACTCTGCAGTGGACAGGAAAAGATGGAAGAAAATAGCGAAGGAGGTATTGGACACCAGGGGGTGTTGAGcccattgttgttgttgttgttgttgttgttgatgctgatgatgattgatgaaaagcaaaaaaagtgaTAGAAAGTCATATAGATTTCTCTACAGTTGTGGGATTCAAGTGTTAGTGAACAAGTAAGAATATATACATTGAAAGTTTTATACCTAATCAGTGTCAAAAGACAAATCCATACTTCCCTGAATTTAACACCTCTTTGTACATCAGAAGccaagtatgggacacttccaacattagcaccagtcctacaattgacaggtacctcccccctccgcccttctttttctgttataaaattcCGGgcttctgttattcctctccagctcatctgatgaagtgggttttgcccacaagagctcatgattctgtacattttggttagtttctaaagtgccaGAGGACCattcgtttttaaagttacagacaaacatggctaTGCCTTTTGGTCTTTTTGACACAAGATGTGAGAACATATTCAGATTAGAGTCgcgtgggtctaatatttatctTTTTCTTCATGTAGGAATCAGATATTATTATTTGACAGGAGCACCATATCTAATATTGCAAGGCAGGGACAAAACTTCTGCAAATCGACTGACTGGCATATGCCGTAGATCATGTCATTCTCCAATCAGTCCTGCTCTAACCCCTCTACGTTCCTGCTGATCGGCGTCCCTGGCCTGGAATCTCAGCACATCTGGATCGCCATCCCGCTCTGCATCACGTACATAATTACTCTGCTGGGAAACGGTGCTGTTCTCTTCGTGGTAAAGCAGGACGTGaccctccatgagcccatgtactatttcctctccatgctggctgTCATTGATCTGGTCTTCTCTACGACTGTTGtccccaaaatgctgagcatcttctggctGGATGACAGAGAGATCAGCTACGAGTTCTGCTTCCTCCAGATGTTCTTCATCCTTTTTCTCTCCGCCATGGAGTCGGGGGTGCTCCTGGCCATGGCCATAGACCGATACGTGGCTATCTGCGAGCCCCTGAGATATAAGGCCATCCTAACCAACCCAAAGATTGCCTTGATTGGGCTGCTGTCCCTTGCGAGGGGGGTGATGGTCGTGCCACCCTTAACCTGCCTTCTAACCAGTCTTTCCTACTGTAGAACAAATGTCATCCCTCATTCCTTTTGTGACCATGTGACCGTGGTGGAGCTGGCCACCACCGACACATCAGTTAACGACCTGTACAGCATCGTTGTGGCCACGGGCCTGGTGGGGGCAGACGCCATCTGCATCGCCTTCTCTTACGGCATGATCCTCCACTCCCTCTTCCGGCTTCCGTCCCACGAGGCGCGTCACAAGGCC
Protein-coding regions in this window:
- the LOC142827207 gene encoding olfactory receptor 52K2-like, whose translation is MSFSNQSCSNPSTFLLIGVPGLESQHIWIAIPLCITYIITLLGNGAVLFVVKQDVTLHEPMYYFLSMLAVIDLVFSTTVVPKMLSIFWLDDREISYEFCFLQMFFILFLSAMESGVLLAMAIDRYVAICEPLRYKAILTNPKIALIGLLSLARGVMVVPPLTCLLTSLSYCRTNVIPHSFCDHVTVVELATTDTSVNDLYSIVVATGLVGADAICIAFSYGMILHSLFRLPSHEARHKAFSTCSSHIGVILLFYVGGILSMYLHMFGLRIPRHIFVLFADLYFVLIPMLNPVIYGMKTKQIRKQILKLFCPRRFFAEVTI